A stretch of the Clostridium fungisolvens genome encodes the following:
- a CDS encoding lmo0937 family membrane protein, with product MAFLRWLGGIVIFFWLLGIIFRIGGYFINILLVVAAIIFIVNLIFGRKNKV from the coding sequence ATGGCTTTCCTAAGATGGCTTGGTGGTATAGTAATATTCTTTTGGTTACTTGGAATAATCTTCAGAATAGGAGGTTACTTTATCAACATTCTTCTTGTAGTTGCAGCAATAATTTTTATAGTTAACTTAATCTTCGGAAGAAAGAATAAAGTCTGA
- a CDS encoding spore germination protein, with protein sequence MKNTKDYISEKLKGSFDLKIREVDTTLGKATVIFIDDMCSTVFVSQYIVAPLINAKVGINSIEDMASRALDINIVGYAKNDDDAILHILSGDVIVLFDNYDGKLLYCEAKGFIRRGVSIPVSEAVLKGPREGFTEAFVDNVALIRRRIKDPDLKFEPIYVGDKSNTVVCLTYLKGTAPKGLVDYVRNQINELDYDFILDTNYIENKLRDKNTIFDTIGYTEKPDTVVAKLMEGRIAVLVDGTPFAMTAPCFFIETFQAQDDYYINRYYANFTRFMRWLAFFFAAFLPGLYLAIVTYHFDVIPPSFVFRLAVSRAGVPIPTVVEVILMMVFFQLIKEAGLRLPQPIGTAMSIVSALILGDAAVGAGIASRITILVVAISSLSYFLIPRIYGALTVWSMILIIMAAFLGLPGFFVGVMLMFAHICNLKSCGYYYMFPIGTLKKLKLKDIVFRGPLEDISNDFLGEDDTNEKIK encoded by the coding sequence ATGAAGAATACAAAAGATTATATTTCAGAAAAACTAAAGGGTTCTTTTGACTTAAAGATTAGGGAGGTAGATACAACACTCGGAAAGGCTACTGTAATATTTATAGATGATATGTGCTCTACAGTATTTGTGAGTCAATATATTGTTGCTCCTTTGATAAATGCTAAAGTAGGCATAAACTCTATAGAGGATATGGCAAGCAGAGCCTTGGATATAAATATAGTAGGCTATGCAAAAAATGATGATGATGCTATTCTTCACATTCTATCAGGTGATGTTATAGTATTGTTTGATAATTATGATGGAAAGCTACTATACTGCGAGGCTAAGGGTTTTATAAGAAGAGGGGTAAGTATACCGGTTTCAGAAGCGGTTCTTAAAGGCCCTAGAGAAGGCTTCACAGAAGCTTTTGTGGATAATGTGGCTCTGATAAGAAGAAGGATAAAAGATCCGGATTTAAAGTTTGAGCCTATATACGTAGGTGATAAATCAAATACTGTAGTATGTCTTACTTATTTGAAAGGTACAGCGCCTAAAGGTTTAGTTGATTATGTAAGAAATCAGATAAATGAATTAGATTATGACTTTATCTTAGATACAAACTACATAGAGAATAAACTAAGAGATAAAAATACAATTTTTGATACTATAGGATATACTGAGAAACCTGACACTGTTGTAGCAAAATTAATGGAAGGAAGAATTGCAGTGTTAGTAGATGGAACTCCTTTTGCAATGACTGCACCGTGTTTCTTTATAGAAACCTTTCAAGCTCAAGATGATTATTATATAAATAGGTATTATGCTAATTTTACAAGATTTATGAGATGGCTTGCTTTCTTCTTTGCAGCATTTTTGCCAGGTTTATATCTAGCCATAGTAACTTATCATTTTGATGTAATACCTCCATCGTTTGTCTTTAGATTAGCAGTTTCTAGAGCAGGTGTGCCAATACCTACTGTGGTCGAAGTTATACTTATGATGGTTTTCTTTCAGTTAATAAAAGAAGCAGGACTCAGACTTCCTCAGCCTATAGGTACGGCAATGAGTATAGTATCAGCTCTTATACTAGGAGATGCAGCTGTTGGAGCAGGAATCGCTTCCAGAATAACAATATTAGTGGTAGCAATAAGCTCCTTATCATATTTTCTAATTCCTAGGATATATGGAGCACTTACAGTATGGTCTATGATTTTGATAATTATGGCTGCATTTTTGGGGTTGCCTGGTTTCTTCGTTGGAGTAATGCTAATGTTTGCTCATATATGTAATCTTAAGTCATGTGGATATTACTATATGTTTCCTATAGGAACTTTAAAAAAGTTAAAACTTAAAGACATAGTATTTAGAGGACCTTTAGAAGATATTTCAAATGATTTTTTAGGTGAGGATGATACTAATGAAAAGATTAAATAA
- a CDS encoding glycosyltransferase family 2 protein, producing MDKKLSVVIPMYFEEEVAEECYNRMTEVMKNNNYNYELVFVNDGSTDRTMPILKGIAANDKNVKIIGFSRNFGHQTAVTAGMFNATGDAVVIIDADLQDPPELIVDMVNKWNEGYEVVYAKRRKREGETWFKLITAKYFYKFLASMSDIEIPKDTGDFRLIDRTVVEALRAMPERNRFVRGMVSWVGFNQTYIEYNRNERFAGTTKYPLKKMLKFASDGIVAFSSKPLKVVSLIGTITIFISFIMLIYSIIVKLFGYTTQPGWTSLMVVITLFSGVQLLSLGIIGEYIARIYDESKNRPLYIIKDKINFEEEK from the coding sequence ATGGATAAAAAGCTTTCGGTTGTTATCCCTATGTATTTTGAAGAGGAAGTTGCTGAAGAATGCTACAACAGAATGACAGAAGTTATGAAAAACAACAATTATAACTATGAGCTTGTATTTGTTAATGATGGTTCTACAGATAGAACAATGCCAATACTTAAAGGTATTGCTGCAAATGACAAAAATGTAAAGATTATAGGCTTTTCAAGAAACTTTGGTCATCAAACTGCAGTAACTGCTGGTATGTTTAATGCTACAGGCGATGCTGTTGTAATAATTGATGCCGACCTTCAAGATCCCCCTGAATTAATAGTTGATATGGTTAATAAGTGGAATGAAGGTTATGAAGTTGTATATGCAAAGAGAAGAAAAAGAGAAGGAGAAACTTGGTTTAAGCTAATAACTGCAAAATATTTCTATAAGTTTTTAGCCAGCATGTCAGATATAGAGATACCAAAGGACACAGGTGATTTTAGACTTATAGATAGAACTGTAGTAGAAGCTTTAAGAGCGATGCCAGAAAGAAATAGATTTGTAAGAGGTATGGTAAGCTGGGTTGGCTTCAATCAAACTTACATAGAATACAATAGAAACGAAAGATTTGCTGGAACTACAAAATATCCTTTAAAGAAAATGCTTAAATTTGCTTCAGATGGAATAGTTGCTTTTTCTTCAAAACCATTAAAAGTAGTATCTCTAATTGGTACCATAACCATATTTATATCTTTCATAATGCTGATATATTCAATAATAGTTAAACTATTTGGCTATACAACACAACCAGGCTGGACATCTCTAATGGTAGTTATAACACTATTCAGCGGAGTACAATTATTATCCCTTGGAATTATAGGAGAATATATAGCTAGAATTTACGACGAAAGTAAAAATAGACCACTATATATAATTAAAGATAAGATTAATTTTGAGGAAGAAAAATAG
- a CDS encoding Ger(x)C family spore germination protein yields MKRLNKIVSVLLIICLSIGLTGCYNYRDINRATFVTSLIYDIDENKNTVLYLDCVMPYRSTNESSEKGKRMVFKGQGKTVLEAIRNASTFSSFKLNMTQCRAYIFSERAAKEGVGQFVDIMARDQEFLIRPYVFVFFGQIEDLFTKVKSDEEYLGIFLDELVYKMKSSPRTIATNLNDYLTNRINGGNVAVLGGLEIVKDIMENRVQIKGGAILKNDKLAAKLSIEEALSYSFLSNNVKSGTLEINNPQNPDQFITLEILNSKTKTDVKYDGERVKLYKTINIRCDLAESQGRLIVDKTVRDYIKSAEEQNVKKYLNMVFDAYKVQDLDVFKVGRLMEEKYPNANLKGELMEKTDLILNVNVNLEGPSVREHTF; encoded by the coding sequence ATGAAAAGATTAAATAAGATAGTTTCAGTTCTGTTGATTATATGTCTTTCAATAGGGCTAACAGGGTGCTATAACTATAGGGATATTAATAGAGCTACATTTGTAACAAGTTTAATTTATGATATTGATGAAAATAAAAATACAGTCTTATACTTGGATTGTGTTATGCCTTACAGAAGTACAAATGAAAGTTCTGAAAAAGGAAAAAGAATGGTCTTTAAAGGACAAGGGAAAACTGTCCTAGAAGCAATTAGAAATGCAAGTACCTTTTCAAGTTTTAAGCTTAATATGACTCAATGTAGAGCCTACATTTTCTCTGAAAGGGCAGCAAAAGAAGGTGTGGGGCAATTTGTTGATATAATGGCGAGAGATCAAGAATTTCTTATAAGACCTTACGTTTTTGTGTTTTTTGGTCAAATTGAAGATCTTTTCACCAAGGTAAAATCAGACGAAGAATACTTAGGGATATTTTTAGATGAATTGGTGTATAAAATGAAATCAAGTCCTAGAACTATAGCAACTAACTTAAATGATTACCTAACTAATAGAATTAATGGAGGCAATGTTGCAGTTTTAGGAGGATTAGAAATTGTCAAAGATATTATGGAAAACAGAGTGCAAATAAAAGGTGGAGCTATTCTTAAAAATGATAAGCTTGCTGCTAAATTAAGTATTGAAGAAGCACTAAGTTATAGTTTTTTAAGCAATAATGTTAAGAGTGGAACTCTTGAAATAAATAATCCTCAGAATCCGGACCAATTCATAACCCTTGAGATACTAAATTCAAAGACTAAAACGGACGTAAAATACGATGGTGAAAGAGTAAAATTATACAAAACTATAAATATAAGATGTGATTTGGCCGAATCTCAAGGAAGGTTAATAGTAGATAAGACCGTACGAGATTATATAAAAAGTGCTGAAGAACAAAATGTGAAGAAATATCTTAATATGGTATTTGATGCTTATAAAGTACAGGATTTAGATGTATTTAAGGTTGGAAGGCTCATGGAAGAGAAATACCCTAATGCAAATCTAAAAGGTGAACTTATGGAGAAAACTGATTTGATATTAAATGTAAATGTCAACTTAGAAGGCCCTAGCGTAAGAGAACATACATTTTAA
- a CDS encoding iron-containing alcohol dehydrogenase — protein MLNFTYYNPTQLVFGKDTIKTIGNHVSSFGIKKVLFLYGKGSIFKNGVYDTAIASLKEHNIDFIEVSGVKPNPVLSKVHEAIKIVKNNNLEGIVAVGGGSVVDSAKAIAAGAFYDGDVWDFFEGKAQITKALPIFPILTISATGSEMNAGGVITNEAEGKKWGFGSHLLFPKVSILDPSVQATLPTIQTVNGAVDGLSHVFEAYFGGTSNTDMEDELSEGIIRTIIKHTRILIEDPSNYDSRSELAWSATLALNGINGVGRRGDWSSHGIEHGVSVFNDIAHGSGLAIVMPAWMKYVHSTWPEKFERFAEKIFGITEGTREEKGLKAIETLRAFYKEIGAPITLKEVGVEKKDLDFIADTVAKQGVLGSLKRLERDDVYKILEIAFE, from the coding sequence ATGTTAAACTTTACTTATTATAACCCAACTCAATTAGTCTTCGGTAAAGATACTATTAAGACTATCGGAAATCATGTAAGTAGCTTTGGAATTAAAAAAGTCTTATTCTTATATGGAAAAGGCTCCATATTTAAAAATGGTGTTTATGATACAGCTATTGCATCACTAAAAGAACATAATATAGATTTTATCGAAGTTTCTGGGGTTAAGCCTAATCCTGTACTATCAAAGGTCCATGAGGCTATTAAAATAGTTAAGAATAATAATCTAGAAGGTATAGTGGCAGTTGGAGGAGGAAGCGTTGTAGACTCTGCAAAGGCAATTGCAGCTGGAGCTTTCTACGATGGAGATGTCTGGGATTTCTTTGAAGGAAAAGCTCAGATTACTAAAGCTCTACCTATATTCCCTATACTTACTATTTCAGCAACTGGATCAGAAATGAATGCTGGTGGAGTTATAACAAATGAAGCTGAAGGCAAGAAATGGGGCTTTGGTTCTCATCTACTTTTCCCAAAGGTTTCAATCCTTGATCCATCAGTTCAAGCAACTCTTCCAACTATTCAAACAGTTAATGGAGCTGTAGACGGTTTAAGTCATGTATTTGAAGCTTACTTTGGAGGCACTTCAAATACAGATATGGAAGATGAACTTTCAGAAGGTATCATAAGAACTATTATTAAGCATACAAGAATTTTAATAGAAGATCCTTCAAACTATGATTCAAGAAGTGAATTAGCTTGGTCAGCTACTCTTGCACTAAATGGAATAAATGGAGTTGGCAGAAGAGGCGACTGGTCTTCTCATGGAATTGAACACGGAGTTAGCGTATTCAATGATATAGCTCATGGTTCAGGTCTTGCAATTGTTATGCCAGCTTGGATGAAATACGTGCACAGTACATGGCCTGAAAAATTCGAAAGATTTGCTGAAAAGATATTTGGCATAACAGAAGGAACTAGAGAAGAAAAGGGATTAAAAGCTATAGAAACTTTAAGAGCTTTCTATAAAGAAATAGGTGCTCCAATAACTCTAAAAGAAGTTGGAGTTGAAAAGAAGGATTTAGATTTTATAGCTGATACCGTTGCTAAGCAAGGAGTATTAGGTTCTTTAAAGAGACTAGAGCGAGACGATGTCTACAAAATATTAGAAATAGCCTTTGAATAA
- the trpS gene encoding tryptophan--tRNA ligase, whose protein sequence is MEDKKKVIFSGIQPSGELTIGNYLGAIKNWVKLQDQYDCLFCVVDLHAITVKQVPADLRRRTLEVLAIYIAAGIDPEKNTLFIQSHVPAHSEAAWLLNCNSYMGELGRMTQYKDKSQKMGDSIVAGLFNYPVLMAADILLYNTDLVPVGKDQTQHLELARDLAQRFNNAYSPTFVVPEGYIAKEGAKIMSLQEPTKKMSKSDENQNSFILLLDPPEVIRKKVSRAVTDGIGVVNYTDEQPGVKNLIDILCAIKGLKPDEVVADYVGKGYAELKSDVADTIVAELSPLQEKVKELLADKSYLEEVYKKGAEKANYLATKTLRKMQKKIGFIPR, encoded by the coding sequence ATGGAAGACAAAAAGAAAGTAATATTTAGTGGTATTCAACCTTCTGGCGAATTGACCATAGGGAATTATTTAGGAGCTATAAAAAACTGGGTTAAACTTCAAGATCAATACGACTGTCTATTCTGCGTAGTAGATTTACACGCAATTACTGTAAAGCAAGTACCTGCAGACCTTAGAAGAAGAACTCTAGAAGTCTTAGCAATATATATAGCTGCTGGTATAGATCCTGAAAAGAATACTCTTTTCATACAATCACATGTACCTGCCCACAGCGAAGCAGCATGGCTTTTAAACTGTAATTCATATATGGGTGAACTAGGAAGAATGACTCAATATAAAGATAAATCACAAAAGATGGGCGACTCTATAGTGGCTGGACTTTTCAATTATCCAGTTCTTATGGCCGCTGACATACTTTTATATAATACAGATTTAGTTCCTGTTGGAAAGGACCAAACTCAACATTTAGAATTAGCTAGAGATTTAGCTCAAAGATTCAATAATGCTTACAGCCCAACCTTTGTTGTACCTGAAGGCTATATAGCTAAAGAAGGTGCAAAGATAATGAGTCTTCAAGAGCCAACAAAGAAGATGTCTAAATCCGATGAAAATCAAAATAGCTTCATCTTGCTTCTAGACCCACCAGAAGTTATAAGAAAGAAAGTAAGCAGAGCCGTTACTGATGGTATTGGAGTGGTAAACTATACTGACGAACAACCTGGCGTAAAAAACCTTATAGATATATTGTGTGCCATAAAAGGCTTAAAGCCTGACGAAGTGGTTGCTGACTATGTAGGAAAAGGTTATGCAGAGCTTAAGAGCGATGTAGCTGATACAATAGTTGCTGAACTTTCTCCACTTCAAGAAAAGGTTAAAGAGCTTTTAGCTGATAAGTCTTATCTTGAAGAAGTTTATAAGAAAGGTGCTGAAAAGGCTAACTATTTAGCTACTAAGACCCTAAGAAAAATGCAAAAGAAGATAGGATTTATTCCTAGATAG
- a CDS encoding N-acetylmuramoyl-L-alanine amidase, with amino-acid sequence MKRIILFLVPLVMFLLGLKVIVKADELPGIRYQSHVQNVGWQSYVSNGSDSGTTGRGLRMEAIKIELTNPTADMKLKYQAHVQNIGWQNWVEGGQLAGTSGQSLRVEAVKIQLDNTSGYSVQYQVHVESIGWTNWVKNGELAGTTGKGLRVEAIRIKLVKNSDTTTNPPTNNNTNNANTNINNNSAITTLKYSAHIQNVGWQQQKNEGEIAGLPGQGLRIESLKLNLENAPSDLAVAYQANVQNIGWTSWVHNGEVSGTTGQGLRVEGVRIKLEGNVQDYHIIYKTYVEGRGWQGWIKDGQISGYIGRSLRIEAVQVKLVKTSELANYVKPKVAIDIGHNTDYDSGAKGIRQEDELTMEVGTRVISKLKALGYTVIDTLPSSATSTSDSLIQRSDFANKNEVERFVCIHFNVFDGSAYGSEVYYQTNSDVSKSLATAILNNLTSLGFTNRGVKTANYAVLRNTTAPAVLIESCFIDNASDMNKYDPEKIANAIVNGLVNNVN; translated from the coding sequence ATGAAAAGGATAATTTTATTTTTGGTACCACTGGTAATGTTCTTATTAGGTCTTAAAGTTATAGTAAAGGCAGATGAATTACCGGGAATTAGGTACCAAAGCCATGTGCAAAATGTTGGATGGCAGTCTTATGTATCAAATGGAAGTGATTCTGGTACTACTGGTAGAGGATTGAGGATGGAAGCGATTAAGATAGAACTAACTAATCCTACCGCAGATATGAAGCTTAAGTATCAGGCGCATGTTCAAAACATTGGGTGGCAGAATTGGGTAGAAGGCGGGCAGCTTGCTGGTACTTCTGGTCAGTCACTTAGAGTTGAAGCAGTTAAAATTCAACTAGACAATACTTCTGGATACTCAGTGCAGTATCAAGTTCACGTGGAGAGTATAGGGTGGACAAACTGGGTGAAAAATGGAGAGCTTGCAGGGACTACTGGAAAAGGTCTAAGAGTTGAAGCTATTAGAATTAAGTTAGTTAAGAATAGTGATACTACTACTAACCCTCCAACTAATAATAATACTAATAACGCCAATACAAATATAAATAATAACAGTGCTATTACAACTCTAAAATACAGCGCACATATTCAAAATGTTGGCTGGCAGCAACAAAAGAATGAAGGTGAAATTGCTGGATTACCAGGGCAAGGACTAAGAATCGAAAGCTTAAAATTAAATCTTGAAAACGCACCAAGTGATTTAGCGGTGGCATATCAAGCTAATGTGCAAAACATAGGATGGACTAGCTGGGTACATAATGGTGAAGTTTCAGGGACAACTGGACAAGGATTGAGAGTTGAAGGAGTTAGGATTAAGCTCGAAGGAAATGTTCAGGATTATCATATAATATATAAGACTTATGTAGAAGGAAGAGGCTGGCAAGGTTGGATTAAAGATGGTCAGATTTCTGGATACATAGGAAGAAGCTTGAGAATTGAAGCGGTGCAAGTAAAGCTAGTAAAAACTAGTGAATTGGCAAACTATGTGAAACCTAAAGTTGCAATAGATATTGGGCATAATACAGATTATGACTCTGGTGCAAAAGGTATAAGACAAGAAGATGAGTTAACAATGGAGGTTGGTACTAGAGTTATAAGTAAGTTAAAGGCTCTTGGTTATACTGTTATAGATACATTACCTTCAAGTGCTACTAGCACTAGTGACTCGTTAATTCAAAGATCTGATTTTGCAAATAAAAATGAGGTGGAAAGGTTTGTATGTATTCACTTCAATGTATTTGATGGTAGTGCATATGGGTCAGAAGTATACTATCAAACCAATTCAGATGTATCTAAAAGTTTAGCTACTGCTATACTGAATAACCTAACAAGTTTAGGTTTTACAAACAGAGGAGTTAAAACTGCGAATTATGCAGTTCTAAGAAATACCACTGCTCCTGCAGTTCTAATAGAGAGTTGTTTTATTGACAATGCATCAGATATGAATAAATACGATCCTGAAAAAATAGCTAATGCTATAGTTAATGGATTAGTGAACAATGTTAATTAA
- a CDS encoding endospore germination permease, which yields MEGLSSKHLILFIAGSMIVSMKIFSSIFISTGGRDTWFIGILSSIVFMILILYIVNTFSKAKTFNFREIVHGAIGDRFGEVYIWLFAVGLFISAGESAAVEASSIHVNIFIESPVWYIMLFFIVPAVYIASRNFNSVLNIVLIATSIVLITIVVIELLVHRYKHFDYLFPLFKYNSLYDQIRCGLEFLGGFSCVAIIFPLLKNVRKTRSFTFHFFIGVLLSVDLVCFAITGHIASMGSMRAKNILFPAFRQVQRISYGNFIENGQILVLILCTLGLMVKYILAINGIVMLFRNNIKNKLLFVTTLSILLYIYSLLIGNNAFRFMDILEINQYIYLVIFLIFPLILFSIYRAKHFHGNRGKLKLKKNC from the coding sequence TTGGAAGGATTGTCATCAAAACATTTAATACTTTTTATAGCAGGCTCTATGATAGTATCCATGAAGATTTTTTCATCAATCTTCATATCCACGGGGGGAAGAGACACCTGGTTTATTGGTATACTTTCATCAATTGTATTTATGATTTTAATTCTATACATTGTAAATACATTTAGCAAAGCAAAGACTTTCAATTTTAGAGAGATAGTCCATGGTGCCATTGGTGATAGATTTGGCGAGGTTTATATATGGCTTTTTGCTGTTGGTCTATTCATATCCGCTGGTGAAAGCGCTGCAGTGGAAGCGAGCTCCATACATGTAAACATATTTATAGAAAGCCCTGTTTGGTATATAATGTTGTTCTTTATTGTTCCAGCAGTGTATATTGCATCTAGGAATTTCAACAGTGTACTGAATATAGTACTCATTGCAACATCTATAGTACTAATAACCATAGTTGTAATAGAGTTATTAGTACATAGGTATAAACACTTTGACTACCTATTCCCCTTATTTAAGTACAACTCACTTTATGACCAAATACGCTGTGGTTTAGAGTTTTTAGGTGGCTTTAGCTGTGTTGCAATAATATTCCCCTTACTAAAAAATGTACGAAAAACTAGAAGTTTTACTTTTCACTTTTTCATAGGAGTATTATTATCCGTGGACTTGGTGTGTTTTGCAATAACTGGCCATATCGCAAGTATGGGTTCCATGAGAGCAAAAAACATACTATTTCCAGCATTTAGACAAGTGCAAAGAATATCCTACGGAAACTTTATTGAAAACGGCCAAATATTAGTTCTAATTTTGTGCACACTTGGACTGATGGTAAAATACATTTTGGCTATAAATGGAATCGTAATGTTATTTAGAAACAATATAAAAAATAAATTACTTTTTGTAACAACACTTTCAATATTACTTTACATTTATTCACTATTAATTGGTAATAATGCTTTCAGATTTATGGATATTTTAGAAATAAATCAATACATTTATCTAGTGATATTTTTGATTTTTCCATTGATACTTTTTAGCATTTATAGAGCAAAGCATTTTCACGGAAACAGAGGAAAACTAAAGCTTAAGAAGAATTGTTAA
- the galU gene encoding UTP--glucose-1-phosphate uridylyltransferase GalU, whose translation MRVKKAIIPAAGLGTRFLPATKAQPKEMLPIVDKPTIQYIIEEAIDSGIEEILIITGRNKKCIEDHFDKSVELEMELEKSGKSELLELVRDISDMVDIHYIRQKEPKGLGHAIHCAKAFVGNEPFAVMLGDDVVYNDNQPCLKQLMDCYSEYNTTILGVQEVAHENVNKYGIVNGIHIEDRVYKVKDLVEKPSIDEAPSNVAILGRYIITPAIFDILDNTAPGKGGEIQLTDALKTLIKQEAMYAYNFEGNRYDVGDKLGFLQATVEYALRRDDLKDSFTEYLNSRPWDNA comes from the coding sequence ATGAGAGTTAAAAAAGCAATAATTCCTGCTGCAGGACTTGGAACTAGATTTTTACCAGCTACAAAAGCACAACCTAAGGAAATGCTTCCTATAGTTGATAAACCAACAATTCAGTATATAATCGAAGAAGCTATAGATTCAGGAATAGAAGAGATACTTATAATAACAGGAAGAAATAAAAAGTGTATAGAGGACCATTTTGATAAATCTGTTGAACTTGAAATGGAACTTGAGAAATCAGGAAAAAGCGAGCTTTTAGAGCTAGTTAGAGATATAAGTGATATGGTTGATATACATTACATAAGACAAAAAGAGCCAAAGGGGCTTGGTCATGCAATTCATTGCGCTAAGGCTTTCGTTGGTAATGAGCCTTTTGCTGTTATGCTTGGTGATGACGTTGTGTACAATGATAATCAGCCATGCTTAAAGCAACTTATGGACTGCTACAGTGAGTATAATACTACAATCCTAGGAGTTCAAGAAGTAGCTCACGAAAATGTTAATAAGTATGGAATAGTAAACGGTATCCATATAGAAGATAGAGTTTACAAGGTAAAGGATCTAGTGGAGAAGCCATCAATTGATGAAGCTCCAAGTAATGTTGCTATTTTAGGAAGATATATAATAACTCCAGCAATATTTGATATACTAGACAATACAGCTCCAGGAAAAGGTGGAGAAATTCAGTTAACAGATGCTCTTAAGACTTTAATAAAGCAAGAAGCTATGTATGCTTATAACTTCGAAGGAAATAGATACGATGTTGGAGATAAGCTTGGATTCTTACAAGCAACTGTAGAGTACGCTTTAAGAAGAGATGATTTAAAGGATAGTTTCACAGAATATCTCAATTCAAGACCTTGGGACAATGCTTAA
- a CDS encoding GtrA family protein, with translation MKELLRFIRFGIVGVMNTLITIIAFWILGKFGMNYILANTLSYLIGVVNSYFLNSKWVFKVDAKNSERSVKFVIINLIVLAINNCLLILFVSKFGIDKHIGQILVIGICMVLNYFLNKKWTFSEDVKNG, from the coding sequence ATGAAGGAATTATTAAGATTCATAAGATTTGGAATAGTAGGAGTTATGAACACTCTAATTACTATTATAGCATTTTGGATATTAGGTAAGTTCGGAATGAATTATATTTTAGCTAATACCCTTAGTTACCTTATAGGTGTAGTAAATAGTTATTTTTTAAATAGTAAATGGGTGTTTAAAGTAGATGCCAAGAACAGTGAAAGAAGCGTAAAATTTGTTATTATCAATCTTATTGTATTAGCTATTAATAACTGCCTACTGATATTATTTGTAAGTAAGTTTGGTATAGATAAGCATATAGGTCAGATATTAGTTATCGGAATATGTATGGTGCTAAATTACTTCTTAAATAAAAAATGGACGTTTTCGGAGGATGTAAAGAATGGATAA
- a CDS encoding zinc-ribbon domain-containing protein, with translation MEDKKILCKDCGKEFVFTVGEQEFYKEKGFENDPVRCPECRKARKAQKQRDRF, from the coding sequence ATGGAAGATAAGAAAATATTATGTAAAGATTGTGGAAAGGAATTTGTTTTCACAGTTGGAGAACAAGAATTCTACAAAGAAAAAGGATTTGAAAATGATCCTGTAAGATGTCCAGAATGCAGAAAAGCAAGAAAAGCTCAAAAACAAAGAGATAGATTCTAA
- a CDS encoding ECF transporter S component, whose amino-acid sequence MENSKNLKARDLALTGLMIALVFIAGNIIKIPTAGGFVHLGDCMVLLSAVVLGKKRGALAAAIGMAMVDISGGWLIWAPFTFIIKAGMAYIAGVVIERFKGTYISYVVGFILGGIFMIFGYFLAGTVIAAATSGNGFSTAIVGGLVFAAKDIVGNVLQATSGVVIALPLSVALVKKRKSASI is encoded by the coding sequence ATGGAGAATTCAAAAAACTTAAAAGCTAGAGATTTAGCTTTAACAGGATTGATGATTGCATTGGTTTTTATAGCTGGGAATATAATTAAGATTCCTACTGCAGGTGGTTTTGTGCATTTAGGAGATTGCATGGTTCTTCTTTCAGCAGTTGTACTAGGGAAAAAGAGAGGTGCATTAGCCGCTGCTATAGGGATGGCTATGGTAGACATAAGCGGAGGATGGCTTATCTGGGCTCCGTTTACTTTTATAATAAAGGCTGGTATGGCTTATATAGCTGGAGTTGTGATTGAAAGATTCAAGGGGACTTATATTTCATATGTAGTAGGTTTTATTTTAGGGGGGATATTCATGATTTTTGGATATTTCTTGGCTGGCACAGTTATTGCAGCAGCTACATCAGGAAACGGATTTTCAACTGCTATAGTTGGTGGGCTTGTATTTGCTGCTAAAGATATTGTGGGAAATGTACTTCAAGCGACTTCTGGTGTTGTTATAGCATTACCTTTGTCAGTGGCACTTGTGAAGAAAAGAAAAAGTGCCAGTATTTAA